A region from the Panicum hallii strain FIL2 chromosome 1, PHallii_v3.1, whole genome shotgun sequence genome encodes:
- the LOC112877256 gene encoding uncharacterized protein LOC112877256: MVFKEDQKPYIGLEFQEDVLVWHIGTFIFLWHLRDHHQLINERYMEAIELVSEYLMFLVALRPHMLPGFVLRSLLETTCDSLGTVWNQAHQGHGRASSSTTSSGKEKLAQILYNKIPQGKERKHNKTTWGADKAETRLISDGILLARTLLKPIQRKNPKPENPETLLELIFDVWVDKLIYAGTKCSRESHAKQLSRGGELTTIVWMIVEHVGTFRIGEKIKPKDRRTPLRRPTLPMPMPPPHPPSAYLPWWATQLPFPPATSPQFLYYYPPQWPTQQPSYPEQPPPPSPPSPHVGLEEEDDDDDKQKRRTEARPPPHRTNQRRQSGSGAEPPALLLRRLHSPRNMAMAASSRLLWASRAAAYLRISTFPRAFSTVLKDLKYAETHEWVKVEGDSATVGITDHAQDHLGDVVYVELPEVGISVSQGKNFGAVESVKATSDINSPVSGEVVEVNEKLSEEPGLVNGSPYDKGWIIKVKLSDSGELSSLMDDEKYSKFCEEEDSH, from the exons ATGGTGTTCAAGGAAGACCAGAAACCCTACATCGGCCTAGAATTCCAAGAGGACGTCCTGGTATGGCACATCGGCACCTTCatcttcctctggcacctccgtgATCACCACCAACTCATCAACGAGCGGTATATGGAAGCCATCGAGCTGGTGTCAGAGTACCTGATGTTCCTCGTCGCTCTGCGCCCTCACATGCTGCCAGGTTTCGTGCTCCGCAGTTTGCTCGAGACAACCTGCGATTCCTTGGGTACTGTTTGGAATCAAGCTCATCAAGGTCATGGCCGCGCTTCTAGCTCTACCACATCATCAGGAAAGGAGAAGCTTGCCCAGATCCTGTACAACAAAATACCACAAGGAAAGGAGAGGAAACACAATAAGACCACTTGGGGTGCGGACAAGGCCGAAACCCGTCTTATCTCGGATGGAATCCTACTGGCCCGTACACTGCTAAAGCCTATTCAGCGGAAGAACCCCAAGCCGGAGAACCCGGAAACATTGTTGGAGCTCATCTTCGATGTGTGGGTGGATAAGCTGATCTATGCGGGCACCAAATGCAGCAGGGAGTCGCATGCCAAGCAGCTCAGCCGTGGGGGCGAGCTAACAACCATCGTGTGGATGATCGTTGAACACGTCGGCACATTTCGCATTGGCGAAAAAATAAAACCCAAAGATAGGAGAACTCCTCTTCGTCGTCCTACGTTGCCCATGCCAATGCCACCACCTCATCCACCATCAGCTTATCTTCCTTGGTGGGCTACTCAACTCCCTTTCCCTCCTGCAACGTCTCCTCAATTCCTTTATTATTATCCTCCTCAGTGGCCAACACAACAACCTTCGTACCCAGAACAACCACCACCTCCATCTCCACCTTCACCTCATGTCGGACTTGAGGAAGAGGATGACGACGATGATAAACAG AAAAGGCGAACCGAGGCCAGGCCACCACCACACCGAACGAAccagcggcggcagagcggaAGCGGCGCCGAGCCACCAgcccttctcctccgccgcctccacaGTCCACGGAACATGGCCATGGCCGCCTCCTCCCGGCTGCTGTGGgcgtcccgcgccgccgcctacCTCAGGATCTCCACCTTCCCCAGGGCCTTCTCCACCG TGCTGAAGGATCTGAAGTATGCTGAGACTCATGAATGGGTGAAGGTTGAGGGTGATTCAGCAACTGTTGGGATTACTGACCATGCCCAG GATCATTTGGGTGATGTTGTGTATGTGGAGCTGCCAGAAGTTGGCATCAGTGTATCCCAGGGAAAGAACTTTGGCGCTGTTGAGAGTGTGAAGGCAACCAGTGATATCAACTCACCAGTATCTGGAGAGGTCGTTGAAGTGAATGAGAAACTCAGCGAGGAACCTGGATTG GTGAATGGAAGTCCATACGACAAGGGATGGATTATCAAGGTTAAGCTCAGTGATTCAGGTGAGCTCAGTTCACTGATGGATGacgaaaagtactcgaaattcTGCGAGGAAGAAGACAGCCATTGA
- the LOC112878979 gene encoding 60S ribosomal protein L27a-2-like, whose amino-acid sequence MTTSLKKNRKKRGHVSAGHGRIGKHRKHPGGRGNAGGMHHHRILFDKYHPGYFGKVGMRYFHKLRNKFYCPSVNVERLWSMVPADKAAEAAAGADKAPLVDVTQFGYFKVLGKGMLPPKPIVVKAKLISKVAEKKIKAAGGAVVLTA is encoded by the coding sequence aTGACGACGAGCCTGAAGAAGAACCGGAAGAAGCGCGGCCACGTGTCCGCGGGGCACGGCCGCATCGGCAAGCACCGGAAGCATCCGGGAGGCCGCGGTAACGCCGGTGGCATGCACCACCACCGCATCCTCTTCGACAAGTACCACCCGGGGTACTTCGGCAAGGTGGGCATGCGCTACTTCCACAAGCTCCGCAACAAGTTCTACTGCCCGTCGGTCAACGTCGAGCGGCTCTGGTCGATGGTGCCCGCCGACAAggccgcggaggcggcggccggcgccgacAAGGCCCCGCTGGTGGACGTGACGCAGTTCGGCTACTTCAAGGTGCTCGGCAAGGGGATGCTGCCGCCCAAGCCCATCGTCGTCAAGGCCAAGCTCATATCCAAGGTCGCGGAGAAGAAGATCaaggccgccggcggcgccgtcgtGCTCACCGCATAG
- the LOC112877265 gene encoding style cell-cycle inhibitor 1-A — protein sequence MGGEGKSRKRRSSPSSGEEEGRERRRRDKKDSRRSSREDREEDDDRHKKRKKSKHSDREKAKERDSKERHSKEKEKSKRKDKDAVFKEISKDDYFAKNNEFATWLKEEKGKYFSDLSSESARDLFLKFVKQWNKGKLPSQYYEGITSGPRSAHNWNIKA from the exons ATGGGCGGCGAGGGGAAGTCGAGGAAGCGCCGCTCTTCTCCCTCCTCAG gggaggaagaggggagggAGCGGAGGAGGCGGGATAAGAAGGATAGCAGGAGGAGCAGCCGGGAGGAcagggaggaggacgacgacaggcacaagaagaggaagaagagcaAGCACAGCGACAGGGAGAAAGCCAAAG AGAGGGATTCGAAGGAGAGACATTCCAAAgagaaggagaagagcaagaGAAAAGACAAGGATGCA GTCTTCAAAGAAATATCTAAAGATGACTACTTTGCAAAGAACAATGAGTTTGCCACCTGGCTGAAGGAAGAAAAAGGCAAATATTTTTCAGATCTTTCTTCAGAGTCTGCTCGTGATCTGTTCCTAAAGTTTGTGAAGCAATGGAACAAGGGAAAGCTGCCATCACAATACTATGAGGGGATTACAAGCGGTCCACGATCAGCACACAATTGGAACATCAAAGCATGA
- the LOC112884761 gene encoding pentatricopeptide repeat-containing protein At2g35130: MARYLLAPTSTSSALLPKDAAKNSPPSRTLRLPVLGSRSGNARPIMAVASEQTATPAKYPKVAAPTTGPIPAAELLGVIEAAAKAGADVIMEAVNKPRNIHYKGVADLVTDTDKLSESVILEVVTKNFKNHLILGEEGGLIGDSLSEYLWCIDPLDGTTNFAHGYPSFSVSIGVLFRGKPAASTVVEFCGGPMCWSTRTISASSGGGAYCNGQRIHVSQTDKVEQSLLVTGFGYEHDDAWTTNINLFKEFTDISRGVRRLGSAAADMSHVGLGITEAYWEYRLKPWDMAAGVLIVEEAGGVVTRMDGGAFTVFDRSVLVSNGLVHGQLLDWIGPPTEDLKKKGIDFSLWFKPDKYPTDLLRIEAPAYYLITRPRWKLCACRNVLQEAPSHDAKVNSYTYSERKNRKKDGAYIDKDGVARTFDRKKISRKRGGAIKGRGWKYGSGFVDGVFPVLSPMAQDILEFVQKGTDVAKIWESLDNIPRAHDLWDDIVNVAVQLRLNRQWEPIITVCEWILYRSSFRPDIICYNLLIDAYGRKRELSKAESIYMALLEANCVPTEDTYALLLRAYCNAGQLHRAAGVISEMQENGIPPSATVYNAYLDGLLKARCTEKAVEVYQRMKKERCRTNTETYTLMINVYGKAKQPMSSLKVFNEMKAIGCKPNICTYTALVNAFAKEGLCEKAEEVFEEMQRAGLEPDVYAYNALMEAYSRAGFPQGASEIFSLMEHMGCEPDRASYNILVDAYGRAGLHQEAEAAFQELKQVGMRPTMKSHMLLLSAHAKAGNVSRCEEVMAQLHKSGLRPDTFALNAMLNAYGRAGRLDDMERLVAAMERRDGGAAPDIGTYNVLVNVYGRAGYLDRMEAAFGAVAARGLAADVVTWTSRIGAYARKKEYGRCLEIFEEMVDAGCYPDAGTAKVLLGACSDERQVEQVTAIVRSMHKDAKTLFKL; encoded by the exons ATGGCTCGGTATCTTCTCGCTcccacctccacctcctctGCCCTCCTCCCCAAGGATGCCGCCAAGAACTCGCCGCCGTCGCGGACCCTCCGCCTCCCCGTGCTCGGCTCCAGGTCCGGCAACGCGCGCCCCATCATGGCGGTGGCGTCGGAGCAGACGGCCACTCCCGCGAAGTACCCCAAGGTGGCCGCCCCCACCACCGGCCCGATCCCCGCCGCCGAGCTGCTCGGCGTCATCGAGGCCGCCGCAAAAGCTGGGGCCGAT GTTATAATGGAAGCTGTTAATAAACCACGCAATATCCACTATAAAGGTGTTGCAGACTTGGTCACAGA CACAGACAAGTTGAGTGAATCAGTGATTCTGGAAGTTGTCACGAAGAACTTCAAAAACCACCTCATACTTGGGGAGGAAGGTGGCCTTATTGGTGATTCCTTGTCAGAGTATCTCTGGTGCATTGACCCTTTAG ATGGAACAACAAACTTTGCACATGGTTATCCCAGCTTTTCTGTGTCCATTGGGGTTCTCTTCCGTGGAAAGCCTGCTGCTTCCACTGTG GTGGAATTTTGTGGTGGGCCTATGTGTTGGAGCACCCGTACAATTTCTGCATCTTCTG gtggaggagcttaTTGTAATGGGCAGAGAATTCATGTCAGTCAGACAGACAAG GTGGAGCAATCTCTTCTTGTCACAGGGTTTGGATATGAACACGATGATGCCTGGACAACCAACATAAATTTGTTCAAAGAATTTACTGACATTAGCAGG GGAGTGCGAAGGCTAGGGTCTGCTGCTGCTGACATGTCTCATGTTGGACTGGGCATTACAGAAGCCTACTGGGAATACCGGCTTAAGCCATGGGATATGGCTGCTGGTGTCCTG ATAGTTGAAGAAGCTGGTGGGGTGGTAACACGCATGGATGGTGGAGCATTTACAGTCTTTGATCGTTCCGttcttgtttccaatggtcTTGTTCATGGACAG CTGTTGGATTGGATTGGGCCTCCTACTGAAGATCTTAAGAAGAAAGGAATCGATTTTTCGTTGTGGTTCAAGCCCGACAAGTACCCAACTGACTT GTTAAGGATTGAGGCTCCAGCGTATTACTTGATTACAAGACCGAGATGGAAACTATGTGCTTGTAGAAATGTATTGCAAGAAGCTCCCTCACATGATGCAAAGGTGAATTCCTATACCTATAGTGAGAGGAAGAACCGGAAAAAGGACGGCGCTTACATTGACAAAGATGGTGTAGCAAGAACCTTCGATCGGAAGAAAATATCCAGAAAGAGAG GGGGTGCTATCAAAGGCCGAGGTTGGAAGTACGGCTCTGGGTTTGTTGATGGAGTTTTCCCAGTGCTCAGTCCAATGGCACAGGATATCCTAGAATTTGTGCAGAAAGGGACCGACGTCGCCAAAATATGGGAGTCCCTGGACAACATTCCTCGTGCACACGATCTTTGGGATGACATTGTCAATGTCGCTGTCCAGCTCCGTCTGAATCGACAATGGGAACCCATCATCACA GTTTGTGAGTGGATTCTGTACCGGAGTTCGTTCCGGCCTGACATCATCTGCTACAACCTGCTCATAGATGCATATGGCCGAAAGCGTGAGCTGAGCAAGGCAGAATCCATTTACATGGCTCTTCTGGAGGCTAATTGTGTGCCTACAGAGGACACCTACGCTCTTCTCTTGCGTGCTTACTGCAAtgctggacaactgcaccgagcAGCGGGCGTGATTTCAGAGATGCAGGAGAATGGGATTCCTCCAA GTGCAACTGTATATAATGCCTACCTTGACGGCCTACTGAAAGCAAGGTGTACTGAAAAGGCAGTCGAAGTGTATCAAAGGATGAAGAAGGAGCGCTGCAGAACTAACACTGAGACTTACACGCTGATGATCAATGTGTACGGAAAG GCAAAGCAACCAATGTCATCGTTAAAAGTCTTCAACGAGATGAAGGCGATTGGGTGCAAGCCCAACATCTGCACCTACACTGCGCTGGTGAACGCGTTCGCGAAGGAAGGCCTCTGCGAGAAGGCAGAGGAGGTGTTTGAGGAGATGCAGCGGGCTGGGCTTGAGCCTGACGTGTACGCCTACAATGCCCTGATGGAAGCTTACAG TCGAGCGGGGTTCCCGCAAGGCGCATCGGAGATCTTCTCTTTGATGGAGCACATGGGGTGTGAACCTGACAGAGCCTCATACAACATCTTGGTGGATGCTTATGGAAGAGCTGGTCTTCATCAAG AGGCAGAAGCTGCGTTCCAAGAACTGAAGCAGGTGGGCATGCGGCCGACGATGAAGTCGCACATGCTGCTCCTGTCCGCGCACGCCAAGGCCGGCAACGTGTCCAGGTGCGAGGAGGTGATGGCGCAGCTGCACAAGTCCGGGCTGCGGCCGGACACCTTCGCCCTCAACGCCATGCTCAACGCGTACGGCCGAGCCGGGCGGCTCGACGACATGGAGCGGCTCGTCGCGGCCATGGAGaggcgcgacggcggcgccgcccCTGACATCGGCACGTACAACGTGCTGGTGAACGTGTACGGGCGCGCGGGGTACTTGGACCGGATGGAGGCGGCGTTCGGCGCTGTGGCGGCCAGGGGCCTCGCCGCCGACGTGGTGACGTGGACGTCGCGCATCGGCGCGTACGCGAGGAAGAAGGAGTACGGGCGGTGCCTCGAGATATTCGAGgagatggtggacgccgggtgcTACCCGGACGCCGGCACGGCAAAGGTGCTCCTCGGCGCGTGCTCCGACGAGCGGCAGGTGGAGCAGGTCACGGCCATCGTCAGGTCCATGCACAAGGACGCCAAGACGCTCTTCAAACTATGA
- the LOC112884776 gene encoding uncharacterized protein LOC112884776, with translation MVSFLTQISQFWGGWGLQIAVYVSLGAHIILIFLARSRRNGTSRLATGLLWLAYQAAEVSAFYALGDLSLSGCDDPAASRQQQLVAFWAPFMLLHLGGPDNVTAYALEDNTLSWRKGFEMATQFLSSSFTLYNYVYLTGSGVLLPASAMMAAAGVARYLEKSCALLRGDLSKMKKSSRRRITAEPEPEPEKKPYYYELNLLSAAGGGGDNERALVNAHKLFPCCKRAMFDSSVDMEMDAADHFPSEKIFTLGWEEMRAVVEMELSLVYDILYTKAAVIHTWRGYLVRLVSPLLTGAGAVLFGWFYPKHDLEPRDVRFTYVMLASAFLLDVMWLLRALASYWAYPYLRNPRSMAAWLLPHAVRHGGWGPSCCWLHRAVACLDPCRWLCGKYLRSYRRWSGVAGRWYNLLHECAARAGASPSGWLEKKKEHHPTTQQQVPAAVTRKQNTTTP, from the exons ATGGTTTCATTTCTCACTCAGATTTCACAGTTCTGGGGCGGATGGGGGCTGCAGATCGCGGTCTATGTCAGCCTGGGCGCTCACATCATCCTCATCTTCTTGGCGAGGAGCCGGCGGAACGGCACCAGCCGCTTGGCGACGGGGCTCCTGTGGCTGGCCTACCAGGCCGCGGAGGTCTCGGCGTTCTACGCCCTCGGCGACCTGTCCCTCTCCGGCTGCGACGACCCCGCGGCCTCGCGCCAGCAGCAGCTGGTCGCGTTCTGGGCGCCGTTCATGCTGCTGCACCTGGGCGGCCCCGACAACGTCACCGCCTACGCCCTCGAGGACAACACGCTCTCCTGGCGCAAAGGGTTCGAGATGGCCACGCAGTTCCTTTCCTCCTCCTTCACCCTGTACAATTACGTGTATCTCACTGGCAGCGGGGTTCTGCTCCCGGCCTCCGCCATGATGGCTGCTGCCGGTGTGGCCAGGTACCTCGAGAAGTCATGCGCGTTGCTCCGAGGCGACCTGAGCAAGATGAAGAAGAGCTCGAGGCGCCGCATCACGGCCGAGCCGGAACCGGAGCCGGAGAAGAAGCCTTATTATTACGAGCTCAACTTGTTGTCAGCCGCAGGTGGAGGAGGAGATAACGAGCGAGCCCTTGTGAATGCTCACAAGCTATTCCCCTGTTGCAAGCGCGCCATGTTTGATTCCTCGGTGGACATGGAGATGGACGCGGCCGATCACTTCCCCAGCGAGAAGATTTTCACGCTGGGGTGGGAGGAGATGCGCGCCGTCGTCGAGATGGAGCTCTCCCTCGTGTACGACATCCTCTACACCAAGGCCGCCGTGATCCACACCTGGCGCGGCTACCTCGTTCGCCTCGTCTCGCCCCTGctcaccggcgccggcgcggtgcTCTTCGGCTGGTTCTACCCCAAGCACGACCTGGAGCCACGCGACGTCCGCTTCACCTACGTGATGCTGGCGTCCGCCTTCCTCCTGGACGTGATGTGGCTGCTGAGGGCCCTCGCCTCGTACTGGGCGTACCCGTACCTGAGGAATCCTCGATCAATGGCGGCTTGGCTGCTCCCGCACGCGGTTCGGCACGGTGGGTGGGGCCCGTCGTGCTGCTGGCTCCACCGTGCCGTCGCGTGCCTGGACCCGTGCCGCTGGCTGTGTGGCAAGTATCTGAGAAGCTACCGGAGGTGGTCCGGCGTCGCTGGGCGGTGGTACAACTTGCTGCACGAGTGCGCCGCCCGTGCCGGTGCATCCCCGTCAGGCTGgttggagaagaagaaggagcaCCA CCCGACGACTCAGCAGCAGGTGCCAGCAGCAGTAACGAGGAAGCAGAACACTACTACACCATGA
- the LOC112878978 gene encoding uncharacterized protein LOC112878978 — protein MMSAAASPDENPVQQAPPHVGVPPIEGPAHAVAPNPGGRRPDERPIQQAPHAVVALEESSGQQSPNSSGRRPSQEARDGDRRDEGPDRRLSPTTGSSPRPAQRRPPGDGHGLGSLSWLEFFGFLFLSYNSGMAVYQSWGDVAAISVVAFMFVNIASLVVCLKLFQAAPPNSTGRNRLRASAWLLTMSLTFGYVYQVIGTATRPTLQVALLQWAMPAATGIAVFILFCQEDRSAPPLAEELLDVV, from the exons ATGATGTCGGCGGCGGCCAGTCCTGACGAGAATCCGGTTCAGCAAGCACCGCCCCACGTCGGTGTCCCTCCCATCGAGGGTCCGGCTCATGCCGTGGCCCCCAaccccggcggccgccgccctgACGAGAGACCGATTCAGCAAGCCCCCCACGCCGTCGTCGCTCTGGAGGAGAGTTCGGGTCAGCAAAGCCCCAACTCCAGCGGCCGTCGCCCGTCCCAGGAGGCAAGGGACGGCGACCGGCGTGACGAGGGTCCGGATCGGCGGCTTTCCCCCACCACCGGCAGCAGCCCTCGTCCAGCCCAGCGTCGTCCTCCAGGGGACGGTCACGGTCTCGGTAGCCTCTCGTGGCTCGAATTCTTTGGCTTCCTCTTCCTGTCCTACAACAGCGGCATGGCGGTGTACCAGTCGTGGGGGGACGTCGCCGCCATCTCGGTGGTAGCTTTCATGTTCGTCAACATCGCCAGCCTCGTCGTGTGCCTCAAGCTGTTCCAGGCAGCGCCGCCCAATTCGACGGGGAGGAACAGGCTCAGGGCGTCCGCCTGGCTCCTCACCATGTCGCTCACTTTCGGGTATGTGTACCAGGTCATCGGGACTGCCACCAGGCCCACGCTGCAGGTGGCGCTGCTGCAGTGGGCGATGCCTGCAGCGACCGGAATCGCTGTGTTCATCCTCTTCTGCCAAGAGGACAG ATCTGCCCCACCTCTGGCGGAAGAGCTGCTAGATGTGGTGTAG
- the LOC112875271 gene encoding MADS-box protein ZMM17-like — MGRGKIEIKRIENSTNRQVTFSKRRGGLLKKANELAVLCDARVGVVIFSSTGKMFEYCSPACSLKELIEQYQHATNTHFEEINQDQQIFVEMTRMKNEMDKLETGIRRYTGDDLSSLTLDDISDLEQQLEYSVSKVRARKHQLLNQQLDNLRRKEHILEDQNTFLYRMINENQQAAALQGGEVKLGEMAPLAMLPPPAFAPPHSGCYYGGESSSTALQLTPAAPQLHPDVGFRLQPTQPNLQDPACGGLHGHGLQLW; from the exons ATGGGCCGCGGGAAGATCGAGATCAAACGGATCGAGAACTCGACGAACCGGCAGGTCACCTTCTCCAAGCGCCGGGGCGGGCTGCTCAAGAAGGCCAACGAGCTCGCCGTGCTGTGCGACGCGCGCGTCGGCGTCGTCATCTTCTCCAGCACCGGCAAGATGTTCGAGTACTGCAGCCCTGCCTGCAG CTTGAAGGAGCTGATTGAGCAGTACCAGCACGCTACCAACACCCACTTTGAGGAGATAAACCAGGATCAG CAAATATTTGTGGAGATGACGCGGATGAAGAACGAGATGGACAAGCTGGAGACGGGCATAAGGAGGTACACCGGCGACGACCTCTCCTCGCTCACCCTCGACGACATCAGCGACCTCGAGCAGCAGCTCGAGTACTCCGTCTCCAAAGTTCGCGCGAGAAAG CATCAGCTCCTGAACCAACAGCTTGACAACCTGCGTCGAAAG GAACACATCTTGGAGGACCAGAACACCTTCCTGTACCGCATG ATCAACGAGAaccagcaggcggcggcgctgcagggcGGCGAGGTGAAGCTGGGGGAGATGGCGCCGCTGGCgatgctgccgccgccggcgttcgCGCCGCCGCACTCCGGCTGCTACTACGGCGGGGAGTCGTCGAGCACGGCGCTCCAGCTGACGCCCGCGGCGCCGCAGCTGCACCCCGACGTCGGGTTCCGGCTGCAGCCGACGCAGCCCAACCTGCAGGACCCGGCGTGCGGCGGCCTCCATGGCCACGGCCTGCAGCTGTGGTAA
- the LOC112878750 gene encoding phosphoglycerate kinase, cytosolic produces MATKRSVGTLGEADLKGKKVFVRADLNVPLDDAQKITDDTRIRASVPTIKFLLEKGAKVVLASHLGRPKGVTPKYSLKPLVPRLSELLGVDVVMANDCIGEEVEKLAAALPEGGVLLLENVRFYKEEEKNDPEFAKKLASVADLYVNDAFGTAHRAHASTEGVTKFLKPAVAGFLMQKELDYLVGAVANPKKPFAAIVGGSKVSTKIGVIESLLAKVDILILGGGMIYTFYKAQGYAVGKSLVEEDKLELATSLIEKAKAKGVSLLLPTDIVVADKFAPDAESKIVPATAIPDDWMGLDVGPDAIKTFNDALDTTQTIIWNGPMGVFEFEKFAAGTDAIAKKLAELTTSKGVTTIIGGGDSVAAVEKAGLADKMSHISTGGGASLELLEGKPLPGVLALDEA; encoded by the exons ATGGCCACCAAGAGGAGCGTGGGCACCCTCGGGGAGGCGGATCTGAAGGGGAAGAAGGTGTTCGTGCGCGCCGACCTCAACGTGCCGCTCGACGACGCCCAGAAGATCACCGACGACACCCGCATCCGCGCATCCGTCCCCACCATCAAGTTCCTACTCGAGAAGGGCGCCAAGGTCGTCCTAGCCAGCCACCTG GGCCGTCCAAAAGGTGTCACCCCGAAGTACAGCTTGAAGCCTCTTGTTCCGCGCTTGTCTGAGCTTCTTGGTGTTGAT GTGGTGATGGCCAATGATTGCATTGGTGAGGAAGTCGAGAAATTGGCTGCTGCTTTGCCGGAAGGTGGAGTTCTGCTCCTTGAGAATGTCAGATTCTAcaaggaggaagaaaagaatgACCCCGAGTTTGCTAAGAAGCTAGCATCTGTTGCTGACCTTTATGTAAATGATGCTTTTGGCACGGCTCACAGAGCCCATGCTTCAACAGAAGGAGTTACCAAGTTTTTGAAGCCTGCTGTTGCTGGTTTCCTCATGCAGAAG GAACTTGACTACCTTGTCGGAGCTGTTGCCAACCCAAAGAAGCCATTTGCTGCCATTGTTGGTGGATCCAAGGTCTCAACCAAGATTGGGGTCATTGAGTCTCTGCTGGCAAAGGTTGATATCCTCATTCTTGGCGGTGGTATGATCTACACATTCTACAAGGCACAGGGATATGCTGTTGGAAAGTCTCTTGTGGAGGAAGACAAACTTGAGCTTGCAACCTCACTTATTGAAAAGGCGAAGGCAAAGGGTGTTTCTCTTTTGCTTCCTACTGATATTGTAGTTGCTGACAAGTTTGCACCTGATGCTGAGAGCAAG ATTGTTCCTGCCACTGCTATCCCTGATGATTGGATGGGTCTTGATGTTGGCCCTGATGCCATCAAAACCTTCAATGATGCATTGGACACCACCCAGACTATTATTTGGAACGGTCCGATGGGCGTGTTTGAGTTCGAGAAGTTTGCCGCAGGCACTGAT GCCATTGCGAAGAAGTTGGCTGAGCTTACAACGTCAAAGGGTGTCACTACCATCATTGGCGGTGGTGACTCTGTTGCTGCTGTTGAGAAGGCTGGGCTGGCTGACAAGATGAGCCACATTTCGACCGGTGGTGGTGCGAGCTTGGAGCTGTTGGAAGGCAAGCCGCTCCCAGGTGTCCTTGCCCTCGACGAAGCGTAA